The Candidatus Terasakiella magnetica genome has a segment encoding these proteins:
- a CDS encoding saccharopine dehydrogenase C-terminal domain-containing protein — MEKIALLGLGNVGALAGVLLKEAGFSPVGFDKTLPVAKQPYETIELDLSDKAQVKTALRRFDAVLSALPYALNPLIAEVAHEDGLHYFDLTEDVSVTAKVKELSKTSKTLMAPQCGLAPGFIAIAASHLARKFETIRAIRMRVGALPQHPTGLLGYAFNWSPEGVVNEYLNDCEVIEEGQHKWVSPMEWLETLYVNGQKYEAFTTSGGLGTMCETYLNHVENLDYKSIRYPGHAQQMNFFFHELLMREHREQAGAILTKAKPKVDDDVVIIHTSVEGQMEGRLHRQEYVRSYYPKLLAGKSRRAIAWTTAASVCGVIEMVAKGQLPSHGFIKQEEISLDKFLATNSGALYREER, encoded by the coding sequence ATGGAAAAGATTGCCCTATTGGGGCTTGGCAATGTCGGGGCTTTGGCAGGCGTACTGCTTAAAGAAGCGGGCTTTAGTCCTGTTGGGTTTGATAAAACCCTACCTGTCGCCAAACAGCCTTATGAAACCATTGAGCTTGACCTTAGCGATAAGGCTCAAGTCAAAACAGCGCTTCGCCGTTTTGATGCGGTACTCTCTGCCCTGCCTTACGCACTTAATCCTTTAATTGCTGAAGTCGCCCATGAAGATGGCTTGCATTATTTTGACCTGACCGAAGATGTCAGCGTCACCGCCAAGGTAAAAGAGCTTAGCAAAACCTCAAAAACCCTCATGGCCCCGCAATGTGGACTTGCCCCCGGTTTTATCGCCATTGCCGCCTCCCACCTTGCGCGTAAATTTGAAACAATCCGCGCCATTCGCATGCGGGTGGGCGCATTGCCGCAACATCCCACGGGCTTATTGGGCTATGCTTTTAACTGGTCACCTGAAGGGGTGGTCAATGAATATCTTAATGACTGTGAAGTCATTGAAGAAGGCCAACATAAATGGGTCTCGCCCATGGAATGGCTGGAAACCCTTTACGTAAATGGCCAAAAATATGAGGCTTTCACCACGTCAGGCGGGCTTGGCACCATGTGCGAGACCTACCTTAACCATGTGGAAAACCTTGATTATAAAAGCATCCGCTATCCCGGTCATGCCCAACAGATGAACTTCTTTTTCCATGAACTTTTAATGCGCGAACATCGCGAGCAGGCCGGTGCTATTTTAACCAAGGCCAAACCCAAGGTCGATGATGATGTGGTGATCATTCACACTTCTGTTGAAGGCCAAATGGAAGGCAGACTTCATCGCCAAGAATATGTCAGGTCCTACTACCCCAAACTCCTTGCAGGCAAGTCAAGGCGCGCCATCGCTTGGACGACAGCAGCCTCGGTCTGTGGCGTCATTGAAATGGTGGCAAAAGGACAACTGCCAAGCCACGGTTTCATCAAGCAAGAAGAAATATCACTAGATAAGTTTTTAGCCACCAACTCAGGTGCACTTTATCGGGAGGAAAGATAA
- a CDS encoding PhnA domain-containing protein, which produces MSLEQCSLCTNTQALSTYDINEDDSLVVCATCKSQIEAPDTMDVHHWRCLNDSMWSQEAPVQIMAWRLLSQLSAKGEAWAQDALDMLYLEDDILTKAKAGLASEDDEDTVKHLDSNGAQLDAGDTVTLIKDLNVKGGGFTAKRGTAVRNISLVADNAEHIEGRINGQQIVILTKFVKKS; this is translated from the coding sequence ATGAGCCTTGAGCAATGTAGCCTGTGCACAAACACACAAGCCCTTTCAACTTATGACATTAATGAAGATGACAGCCTTGTTGTTTGTGCCACGTGCAAAAGCCAGATTGAAGCACCAGACACAATGGATGTGCATCACTGGCGCTGCTTAAATGATAGTATGTGGTCCCAAGAAGCCCCTGTTCAAATCATGGCATGGCGCTTGTTAAGCCAGCTTTCTGCCAAAGGTGAAGCTTGGGCACAAGATGCCTTGGATATGCTCTATCTAGAAGATGATATTCTCACAAAAGCCAAAGCAGGCCTTGCAAGTGAAGATGATGAAGACACCGTCAAGCATCTTGATAGCAATGGGGCGCAACTTGATGCAGGCGATACGGTCACCTTAATCAAGGACCTTAATGTAAAAGGTGGGGGCTTTACCGCAAAACGCGGCACGGCTGTGCGCAATATCTCGCTCGTAGCTGATAATGCGGAGCATATTGAAGGCCGCATTAATGGTCAGCAGATTGTTATCCTGACCAAATTTGTTAAAAAGAGCTAA
- a CDS encoding helix-turn-helix domain-containing protein, protein MPRAPIGLKIKKQRKSIGVTQAQLAERLGISPSYLNLIENNKRAIGGKLLQRISSELGMEIGALDGESDRRLIMELHELTTDPLFQNMDLTHETAPNLVGQHPRWARALKTLYRTYLDQAQTINALSDRLNYAPYIDEAVFRMLTNATAIQSSSEILGSSSGMSDTDKERFLSILSEESQKLSSVAEGLSGFMDNAKVQTRSLTPAEEVDDFIMEHGGYFDELENAAHDLVKEADIHAGDTESRLQDFLAKKFDVHVQFAQEGRLGQTGKFHQCSYNQITRTLEVPNYASSQTRRYEMACLLVELSFSSVISDEIKKSNMLISPVAQEWAASELIAYMARALLMPYDEFFEDAVRQRYDVDVLSRKYTVSFQQAASRLASLRKNGSQGIPFALMHTNPAGHILKRLTLPRLPIPRHGSACPIWDIYSSFQTPGRIVRQLAVFPNKERFLFFAKAETIDHTGFSQPRVLKATMLACDASHAEQTVYAEGLDMNADNLITKVGLNCRLCSWGDCAHREEDPILSQ, encoded by the coding sequence ATGCCCCGTGCGCCCATTGGTTTGAAGATCAAAAAGCAACGAAAGTCTATTGGTGTAACCCAAGCGCAGTTAGCAGAACGGTTGGGGATTTCGCCCTCCTACTTAAATCTAATTGAAAATAATAAAAGGGCCATTGGCGGCAAGTTGTTGCAGCGCATCTCAAGTGAGCTCGGTATGGAGATCGGTGCGCTTGATGGGGAAAGTGATCGTCGCTTGATCATGGAACTTCATGAGCTGACAACTGACCCTTTGTTCCAAAATATGGATTTGACCCATGAAACGGCCCCGAATCTGGTTGGGCAGCATCCCAGATGGGCGCGTGCGCTAAAAACGCTCTATCGTACTTATCTGGATCAGGCTCAGACCATTAATGCTTTATCTGACCGTCTTAATTATGCGCCTTATATTGATGAAGCGGTTTTTCGTATGTTGACCAATGCCACGGCAATTCAGTCTTCGTCTGAGATTCTGGGGAGTTCCTCTGGCATGAGCGATACGGATAAAGAGCGTTTTCTTTCTATTTTATCAGAAGAAAGCCAGAAACTATCCAGTGTGGCAGAAGGCTTAAGTGGCTTTATGGATAATGCCAAGGTTCAGACCCGCTCGCTCACACCTGCTGAAGAAGTTGATGATTTCATTATGGAGCATGGTGGGTATTTTGATGAGTTGGAAAATGCCGCCCATGATTTGGTGAAAGAGGCCGATATTCATGCAGGTGATACGGAAAGCCGCTTGCAGGATTTCCTTGCCAAGAAATTTGATGTCCATGTTCAGTTTGCCCAAGAAGGGCGCTTGGGCCAAACCGGAAAGTTTCATCAATGTAGTTATAATCAGATTACACGGACCCTTGAGGTGCCCAACTATGCTTCTTCCCAGACACGGCGTTATGAAATGGCCTGCCTGCTTGTGGAGCTCTCTTTTTCCAGTGTGATCTCAGATGAGATTAAAAAGTCTAATATGTTGATTTCACCCGTGGCACAGGAATGGGCCGCAAGTGAGCTCATTGCTTATATGGCACGCGCGCTTTTGATGCCTTATGACGAATTTTTTGAAGATGCGGTGCGCCAACGTTATGATGTGGATGTGCTATCGCGCAAATATACGGTGAGCTTCCAACAAGCCGCCAGCCGTTTGGCGAGTTTGCGCAAAAATGGCTCTCAAGGCATTCCCTTTGCCTTGATGCATACCAATCCGGCAGGTCATATTTTAAAACGCTTAACCTTACCGCGCCTGCCCATTCCGCGCCATGGCAGTGCGTGCCCCATTTGGGATATTTATAGCTCATTTCAAACGCCCGGGCGTATTGTGCGCCAGTTGGCTGTTTTCCCAAATAAGGAGCGTTTCTTGTTTTTTGCCAAGGCTGAGACCATTGATCATACTGGTTTTTCACAGCCGCGCGTTTTAAAGGCGACCATGCTGGCGTGCGATGCCAGCCATGCAGAACAGACGGTTTATGCGGAGGGGCTGGATATGAATGCAGACAATCTTATTACGAAGGTGGGGCTAAATTGTCGCCTGTGTAGCTGGGGAGATTGCGCACACCGTGAAGAAGACCCAATTTTGTCACAATAG
- a CDS encoding substrate-binding protein, with translation MKVNRRSFMKGTAVAAAGVAAPSFFTRNAWGADFVNNPGSNKSVKLGFNVPQTGAYADEGADELRAYKLAVKHLNGEGDGGMLNTMKPLSLKGNGVLGKKVEYTTGDTQTKSDAARSSAKRMIEKDGALMITGGSSSGVAIAVQNLCQEAGVIFMAGLTHSNDTTGKDKKRYGFRHFFNAYMSGVALGPVLKEKMGTERRAYHLTADYTWGWTQEESIKNTTEGLGWTTVNTVKTPVGAGDFSQYITPVLNSGADVLILNHYGKDMINSLTQAIQFGLRDKQVNGKQFEIIVPLFSRLMAQGAGDNIKGIIGSTGWNWSLQDAGSQAFVKSFGQEYGFPPSQAAHTCYCQTLLYANACEMAGTFYPPEVIKSLEDFEFDGMGNGPTLYRGEDHQCFKSALVVQGNQNPSSQFDLLEIVKEVPREVLTYDAKIFGGELGPYKV, from the coding sequence ATGAAAGTAAATCGTCGTTCGTTTATGAAGGGTACAGCCGTTGCAGCAGCAGGTGTAGCCGCTCCTTCTTTCTTCACTCGTAATGCTTGGGGTGCTGACTTCGTAAACAACCCTGGCTCAAACAAATCAGTGAAGTTGGGCTTTAACGTTCCACAAACTGGTGCCTATGCCGATGAGGGTGCTGACGAACTTCGCGCTTACAAACTTGCCGTTAAACACCTTAATGGTGAAGGCGACGGCGGTATGCTCAACACAATGAAGCCACTTTCTTTGAAAGGTAATGGCGTTCTTGGTAAAAAAGTTGAGTACACTACAGGTGATACACAAACTAAATCAGATGCGGCGCGTTCTTCTGCGAAGCGTATGATCGAAAAAGACGGCGCATTGATGATCACTGGTGGTTCATCTTCTGGTGTAGCAATCGCTGTACAAAACTTGTGTCAAGAAGCTGGCGTGATCTTCATGGCTGGTCTGACACACTCTAACGATACAACTGGTAAAGATAAGAAGCGTTACGGTTTCCGTCACTTCTTCAATGCTTACATGTCTGGTGTTGCACTAGGCCCAGTACTTAAAGAAAAAATGGGTACTGAGCGTCGCGCTTATCACCTGACTGCAGATTACACTTGGGGCTGGACTCAAGAGGAATCTATCAAAAACACAACTGAAGGTCTTGGCTGGACAACAGTAAACACTGTTAAAACACCTGTAGGTGCCGGTGACTTCTCTCAGTACATCACTCCAGTTCTGAACTCTGGCGCTGACGTGTTGATCCTGAACCACTATGGTAAAGATATGATCAACTCTTTGACACAGGCCATCCAGTTCGGTCTTCGTGACAAGCAAGTGAACGGCAAACAGTTCGAAATCATCGTTCCGTTGTTCTCTCGTTTGATGGCACAAGGTGCTGGCGACAACATTAAAGGCATCATCGGTTCTACGGGTTGGAACTGGTCTTTGCAGGATGCTGGTTCGCAAGCATTCGTTAAGTCCTTCGGTCAAGAGTACGGCTTCCCACCATCACAGGCGGCTCACACTTGTTACTGTCAGACTTTGCTTTATGCTAACGCTTGTGAAATGGCTGGCACATTCTACCCACCAGAAGTTATCAAATCTCTTGAAGACTTTGAGTTTGATGGCATGGGTAACGGCCCAACACTTTATCGTGGCGAAGATCACCAGTGCTTCAAGAGCGCGCTGGTTGTACAGGGTAACCAAAACCCATCTTCTCAGTTTGACCTTCTTGAAATTGTTAAAGAAGTTCCAAGAGAAGTACTTACTTACGATGCAAAAATCTTTGGCGGCGAACTCGGCCCATACAAAGTATAA
- a CDS encoding ABC transporter ATP-binding protein — protein sequence MSSILTVEGVNKNFSGLKALDDVNISIEEGSVHAIIGPNGAGKSTFLNCLVGRLIPDTGTVTYFGQGKPENLSGVAPHEINQKGISRVFQTPEVFEELTIFENAMIPVMAHLDGSYKLNSWGGVLSRGEVIDHAEEILTDMGLIDKRDVHSGSLSRGDKRRLELAMCLAQEPKLLLLDEPTAGMARADTNNTIDLLKKIGETRNITKVIIEHDMHVVFSLATRVSVLARGHIIAEGTPNEMKGDARVQEAYLGGAHL from the coding sequence ATGTCATCAATTCTTACAGTTGAAGGCGTCAACAAAAACTTCTCCGGCCTGAAGGCCTTGGATGATGTCAACATCTCCATTGAAGAAGGTTCCGTTCACGCGATTATCGGTCCAAACGGTGCAGGTAAATCAACATTCCTGAACTGCCTTGTCGGTCGCTTGATCCCGGATACGGGAACGGTAACCTACTTTGGTCAGGGCAAGCCTGAAAACCTGTCTGGTGTTGCACCTCATGAAATTAACCAAAAAGGTATTTCACGTGTATTCCAGACACCGGAAGTTTTTGAAGAACTAACGATCTTTGAAAACGCCATGATCCCGGTAATGGCGCACCTTGATGGGTCTTACAAGCTCAACTCATGGGGCGGCGTGCTGTCTCGTGGTGAAGTTATCGACCATGCAGAAGAAATTCTGACGGACATGGGGCTTATTGATAAGCGCGATGTCCATTCAGGTTCCCTGTCTCGTGGTGATAAGCGTCGTCTTGAGCTGGCTATGTGTTTGGCACAGGAACCAAAGCTTCTGCTTTTGGATGAGCCAACAGCCGGTATGGCACGTGCCGATACCAACAATACAATTGATCTTCTCAAGAAGATTGGCGAAACACGTAACATCACCAAAGTCATCATTGAGCACGACATGCATGTTGTATTCTCATTGGCGACACGTGTGAGTGTACTGGCACGCGGTCATATTATCGCTGAAGGTACACCTAACGAAATGAAGGGTGATGCCCGCGTACAAGAAGCTTACCTAGGGGGCGCACATCTATGA
- a CDS encoding branched-chain amino acid ABC transporter permease: protein MTMKDNILIIIFALVILTMPLWGGLIGAGYPDLLQKFAIFGLFAIGFNILFGFTGYLSFGHAAFLGIGSYTAMWSFKLLSMNAIPAIIFSTLTAGLFAAAIGFVALRRSGIYFSILTLAFAQMCYNLAYSVLTPVTMGETGLTLAADDPRIFGSASEAGGALPLPDLFGMGLGGYNGFYFCAIILIVGFYISVRLYRSSFGLMLLAVKSNQNRMKYTGLNTKPYLLSAFVISGMYAGLAGALMVIIDPLAGAERMQWTASGEVVLMTILGGVGTLLGPFIGAVTIKYFENIFSAFNDAVLNQVFGFLPDFIQGIWVPFAGLFVGKGWHLTLGALFMLVVIFLPGGAMEGFRLLKEKFSKKEETATGGAK from the coding sequence ATGACAATGAAAGATAATATTCTCATCATCATTTTTGCGCTTGTTATTTTAACAATGCCACTTTGGGGCGGTCTCATTGGTGCAGGTTATCCTGACTTGCTGCAAAAATTCGCAATCTTTGGCCTGTTTGCCATTGGTTTTAACATCCTATTCGGCTTTACCGGCTATCTGTCGTTTGGTCACGCTGCCTTCTTGGGTATCGGGTCTTACACAGCCATGTGGTCTTTCAAGCTGCTGTCTATGAACGCTATTCCAGCGATCATTTTCTCAACTTTAACTGCAGGTCTGTTTGCCGCGGCAATTGGCTTTGTTGCCCTTCGTCGCTCAGGGATTTACTTCTCCATTCTGACACTTGCGTTCGCGCAAATGTGTTACAATCTGGCTTATTCCGTTTTGACACCTGTCACAATGGGTGAGACTGGTTTGACACTGGCTGCTGATGATCCACGTATCTTTGGTAGTGCATCAGAAGCAGGCGGGGCGTTGCCACTTCCTGATCTGTTTGGTATGGGTCTTGGCGGTTATAATGGCTTCTACTTCTGTGCTATTATTCTGATCGTTGGTTTCTATATCTCTGTACGTTTGTACCGTTCAAGCTTCGGCTTGATGCTTCTGGCGGTTAAGTCCAACCAGAACCGTATGAAATACACAGGCTTGAATACTAAGCCTTACCTTCTTTCTGCCTTTGTTATCTCTGGTATGTATGCAGGTCTTGCTGGTGCTTTGATGGTCATCATCGATCCATTAGCCGGTGCTGAGCGTATGCAATGGACGGCCTCTGGTGAGGTTGTACTGATGACTATTCTTGGTGGTGTTGGTACGCTACTTGGTCCATTCATCGGTGCTGTAACCATTAAATACTTCGAGAACATCTTCTCTGCCTTTAACGATGCCGTCTTGAACCAAGTCTTTGGCTTCTTGCCAGACTTTATCCAAGGCATCTGGGTTCCGTTTGCGGGTCTCTTCGTTGGTAAAGGTTGGCACTTAACGCTTGGCGCATTGTTCATGCTTGTCGTGATCTTCTTGCCAGGTGGTGCAATGGAAGGCTTCCGTCTTCTTAAAGAGAAATTCTCTAAGAAAGAAGAAACCGCTACGGGAGGAGCTAAATAA
- a CDS encoding SLOG family protein, with product MKTIIAGSRQIEDKDALAQTIADSGFEISEVVSGTCRGVDVMGEDWGRDHDVPVKPFPADWLTHGRLAGELRNRNMANYADQLILLWDGKSPGASCMLREANKAGIKVHTQIYGVDMGDLQELERSIVDYMNAGKGRIVYEHGHWSWEEADEDAPNLCDEAISELIREGVMEEQQLTVLKFCAE from the coding sequence ATGAAAACGATTATTGCCGGTTCCCGTCAGATTGAAGATAAAGATGCATTGGCGCAAACCATCGCTGACTCCGGTTTTGAAATTTCGGAAGTTGTTTCCGGTACATGCCGCGGTGTGGATGTGATGGGTGAAGACTGGGGGCGCGACCATGACGTTCCTGTTAAGCCTTTTCCGGCTGATTGGCTCACACATGGGCGTTTGGCTGGTGAGTTGCGCAACCGCAATATGGCCAATTATGCAGACCAGTTGATTTTGCTCTGGGATGGTAAAAGCCCCGGCGCAAGCTGCATGTTACGTGAAGCCAATAAGGCAGGCATCAAAGTTCATACCCAGATTTATGGTGTGGACATGGGTGATTTGCAGGAGCTTGAGCGCAGCATCGTTGATTATATGAATGCTGGCAAAGGCCGCATCGTGTATGAGCACGGTCACTGGAGCTGGGAAGAAGCCGATGAGGATGCCCCAAACCTGTGTGATGAAGCCATTTCAGAGCTCATCCGTGAAGGCGTGATGGAAGAACAGCAGCTGACTGTTTTGAAATTCTGCGCTGAATAA
- a CDS encoding L-piperidine-6-carboxylate dehydrogenase: MDKPLDLLKRLGVETQPNGDLSVYSPIDGAPIATLQNASNGEIEDTIARAKAAFIKWRDVPAPRRGELVRLWGEELRKSKEDIAQLISLEVGKILQEGLGEVQEAIDMCDLCVGQSRQLFGRTITSERASHRIMEQWHPLGPVAIITAFNFPCAVFAWNAANALICGDSIILKPSEKSPLSGMATLQALLRAIDKFGSDAPGGLAQGIIGGVEQSKELVYSRDIALVSATGSTEMGRSVAVAVAERFGKRILELGGNNAMIVTEHANLELALRAIVFGAVGTAGQRCTSLRRLFIHHTQKDALIKKIKTAYASLNIGNPLEDQSLVGPLIDAPAYMMFKNGIQDALDEGGTLLIGGERVLEEQYPDGYYVSPAVFEMPSQTQAMKAECFTPILYIVPYEDFDQALEMHNDVPQGLSSCIISDNMREVERFISASGSDCGMANVNIGPSGAEIGGAFGGEKETGGDRETGSDAWKNYMRRTTNSINYSTDMPLAQGISFGD, encoded by the coding sequence ATGGATAAGCCCTTAGACCTTCTTAAAAGATTAGGGGTAGAAACCCAGCCCAATGGGGACCTGAGTGTCTATTCCCCCATTGATGGCGCCCCCATTGCCACCTTGCAAAATGCCAGTAATGGCGAGATTGAAGACACAATCGCACGCGCAAAAGCTGCCTTTATAAAATGGCGGGACGTTCCTGCACCACGGCGGGGGGAACTTGTGCGCCTGTGGGGGGAAGAGTTGAGAAAATCTAAAGAGGATATCGCACAGCTTATCAGCCTTGAAGTGGGCAAAATCCTTCAAGAAGGCTTAGGCGAAGTCCAAGAAGCCATTGATATGTGCGACCTCTGTGTTGGGCAATCGCGCCAACTCTTTGGACGAACGATCACTTCTGAACGTGCAAGCCATCGCATTATGGAACAATGGCATCCCCTTGGCCCGGTTGCCATCATCACCGCCTTTAATTTTCCTTGCGCTGTTTTTGCGTGGAACGCAGCCAACGCCTTGATATGTGGGGATTCTATTATTCTAAAACCCTCTGAAAAATCCCCTTTATCCGGCATGGCAACCCTACAGGCCCTGCTGCGCGCCATTGATAAGTTTGGATCAGACGCCCCAGGTGGCCTCGCTCAAGGGATCATTGGCGGGGTGGAACAAAGTAAAGAGCTGGTCTATAGCCGCGACATTGCCTTGGTCAGTGCCACAGGCTCAACCGAAATGGGGCGCAGTGTCGCTGTGGCTGTGGCAGAGCGGTTTGGCAAACGCATTCTTGAGCTTGGTGGTAATAACGCCATGATCGTGACAGAACATGCCAATCTTGAACTTGCCCTGCGCGCCATTGTTTTTGGGGCGGTCGGCACAGCAGGCCAGCGCTGCACCAGTTTGCGCCGCTTGTTTATCCATCACACACAAAAAGATGCTTTGATTAAAAAAATAAAAACCGCTTATGCCTCGCTTAATATCGGCAATCCCCTTGAAGACCAATCCCTTGTCGGCCCGCTTATTGATGCGCCAGCCTATATGATGTTTAAAAATGGCATTCAAGATGCGCTTGATGAAGGCGGCACCTTATTGATTGGGGGAGAGCGCGTTTTAGAAGAGCAATATCCCGATGGGTATTACGTCAGCCCAGCAGTATTTGAAATGCCTTCACAGACCCAAGCCATGAAAGCTGAATGTTTTACCCCCATCCTTTATATCGTACCCTATGAGGATTTTGATCAAGCCCTTGAAATGCATAATGATGTGCCTCAAGGCCTGTCTTCCTGCATCATTTCTGACAATATGCGCGAGGTGGAACGGTTTATTTCTGCCAGCGGGTCAGATTGCGGCATGGCAAATGTCAATATTGGTCCAAGCGGGGCAGAAATTGGCGGGGCCTTTGGTGGGGAAAAAGAAACCGGTGGTGACCGCGAAACCGGATCAGATGCGTGGAAAAATTACATGCGCCGCACGACCAATTCGATTAATTATTCCACCGACATGCCCCTTGCCCAAGGGATCAGCTTTGGGGATTAA
- a CDS encoding ABC transporter ATP-binding protein, which produces MSDPKFQKTLKPVKSQGSDPAFFSVWDIHAYYGESYIVQGVSFDIHEGEIVALLGRNGAGKTSTLRAIARTDDPQIHKGEIWLDHEPLHDMKSFEASRLGLALVPEDRRIIPGLTVQENLELAQIEGKKGWSIERLYELFPRLGERKNQIGVTMSGGEQQMLAVARALAKDIKLLLLDEPYEGLAPVIVHEIEKTLEDIKKLGITTIIVEQNAIAALHLADRAIIMDSGQIVFDGTAQEVLDNDELRQEYLAI; this is translated from the coding sequence ATGAGTGATCCTAAGTTCCAAAAAACACTTAAGCCTGTTAAGTCGCAAGGTTCAGACCCTGCTTTCTTCTCGGTTTGGGATATTCACGCATACTATGGCGAGAGCTATATCGTGCAAGGGGTTAGCTTCGATATTCACGAAGGTGAAATCGTAGCTCTCTTGGGACGTAACGGTGCGGGTAAAACATCTACCTTGCGTGCCATTGCACGTACAGATGACCCACAAATTCACAAAGGTGAGATTTGGCTCGACCATGAACCTTTGCATGACATGAAGTCTTTTGAGGCTTCACGTCTGGGTCTTGCACTTGTCCCTGAAGATCGTCGCATCATCCCGGGTCTGACAGTTCAGGAAAACCTTGAGCTGGCACAGATCGAAGGTAAAAAAGGCTGGTCTATCGAGCGTTTATACGAACTCTTCCCACGTTTGGGTGAGCGTAAAAACCAGATCGGTGTGACCATGTCTGGTGGTGAGCAACAAATGTTGGCTGTGGCACGCGCCTTGGCTAAAGACATCAAACTGCTTCTACTTGATGAGCCTTATGAAGGTTTGGCACCGGTTATCGTACATGAAATCGAGAAAACTCTTGAGGATATCAAGAAGCTCGGTATCACAACGATCATCGTGGAACAAAATGCGATTGCCGCACTCCACCTTGCTGACCGTGCTATTATCATGGATTCCGGCCAGATCGTCTTTGACGGCACGGCACAGGAAGTACTTGATAATGATGAACTTCGCCAAGAATATCTGGCGATCTGA